A region of Myxococcus stipitatus DSM 14675 DNA encodes the following proteins:
- a CDS encoding ATP-binding cassette domain-containing protein: MTPPRRRRSIIPEVIQISATDCGPASLKSLFAGMGVELNYRVLREVCQTDVDGTSIVTLDEVANQLGLDAEEVMLPLDHVAVLEAKALPAIIVTLSAGGRPHFVVLWNRIGPFIQVMDPAAGRHWTRISTLQSHLYQHTTSVPAAGWREWAGSEEAVATFERRLLNLGATQARALVARALEDPGHLSIARLDAACRASEAMIRAGAIRRGPTAAGLLQSMMAKDASGEVPIPAAYWSVRPNPEAEGELSMTGAVLMRVRGWREASRPGEDAPKAVLAGDLATELVAKQVSPARTLLRLRGEDSWVVPGLIAVGLVFATFGRILQALMLRGVLDLGRDLGTFAQRATGMAVLAGVALCIMLIQLPVSLGLLGIGRRLEVRLRKAYFEKLPEMEDRYFQSRLASDMASRTHNIQAMRSLPLLLSQALVLSLEVTSLTAALIWAAPQAWGTVVALAAVTLLVPLVVQKLLFEPDLRVQMHAGALSGFTLNALVGLTPIRIHGAERSLRRAQETLLVSWTQARYWLQTLSVGFEGGLMLASYGLVMLLVYSYLEGTERASLVLLVVYWALRFPILGQRLMVLSRAFPNAMNRVRRLLDVIGDIKEPQAHTEAPAQEPVAPADAASGVSIRMEKVRVKGGGHTILDKVSLNIAPGEHVAVVGVSGAGKSTLVGLLLGWLRPARGEIKIDGQVLDQAAVERLRRTTAWVDPAISLWNQSLLDNLRYGNDGAQGWALSGALKGAEMLDILEALPAGLQTSLGEGGGLVSGGQGQRVRLARAMLRSGVRLAILDEPFRGLDRDRRARLLAESRRLWADITLLCVTHDVEHTQEFDRVLVIENGRILENAPPKELLANKESRYAELLRADQENRTLLWGGGRWRNWWLSDGQLVEKPVPKPVEKPVAEPVAGGLELVG; the protein is encoded by the coding sequence ATGACTCCCCCCAGGCGCCGGCGCTCGATCATTCCCGAGGTGATCCAGATCTCGGCGACGGACTGTGGTCCCGCTTCGCTCAAGAGCCTGTTCGCGGGAATGGGCGTCGAGCTCAACTATCGCGTCCTCCGCGAAGTGTGTCAGACGGACGTCGACGGCACCTCGATCGTCACGCTGGATGAGGTCGCGAACCAGCTCGGGCTCGACGCCGAAGAGGTGATGCTCCCGCTCGACCACGTGGCGGTCCTCGAAGCCAAGGCGCTCCCCGCCATCATCGTCACGCTCAGCGCGGGAGGACGGCCGCACTTCGTCGTGCTGTGGAATCGCATCGGCCCCTTCATCCAGGTCATGGACCCGGCGGCGGGCCGTCACTGGACCCGGATTTCAACGCTGCAGAGCCACCTGTACCAGCACACCACGTCCGTTCCCGCGGCCGGCTGGCGCGAGTGGGCCGGGTCCGAGGAGGCGGTCGCGACGTTCGAGCGCCGCCTGCTCAACCTGGGGGCGACGCAGGCGCGGGCGCTGGTGGCCCGGGCGCTCGAGGACCCCGGTCATCTGTCCATCGCCCGGCTCGACGCCGCGTGCCGGGCGTCCGAAGCGATGATTCGCGCGGGCGCCATCCGGCGAGGCCCGACGGCGGCGGGGCTGCTGCAGTCCATGATGGCGAAGGACGCCTCCGGCGAGGTGCCCATCCCCGCGGCCTACTGGTCCGTCCGCCCCAACCCCGAGGCGGAGGGCGAGCTGTCGATGACCGGCGCGGTGCTGATGCGGGTTCGCGGTTGGCGCGAGGCCTCGCGCCCAGGCGAAGACGCGCCGAAGGCCGTGCTCGCGGGCGACCTGGCCACGGAGCTCGTCGCCAAGCAGGTGAGCCCCGCGCGAACGCTGCTCCGCCTGCGAGGCGAAGACTCGTGGGTCGTTCCGGGCCTGATCGCGGTGGGGCTGGTGTTCGCCACCTTCGGGCGCATCCTGCAAGCGCTGATGCTCCGGGGCGTGCTCGACCTGGGGCGCGACCTCGGCACGTTCGCGCAGCGCGCGACGGGCATGGCCGTCCTCGCGGGCGTCGCGCTCTGCATCATGCTCATCCAGCTCCCCGTCTCCTTGGGACTGCTCGGCATCGGCCGCCGGCTGGAGGTGCGGCTGCGGAAGGCGTACTTCGAGAAGCTCCCCGAGATGGAGGACCGCTACTTCCAGAGCCGGCTCGCCTCCGACATGGCGTCCCGGACGCACAACATCCAGGCGATGCGGTCGCTGCCGCTCCTGCTCTCGCAGGCCCTGGTCCTGTCGCTCGAGGTCACGAGCCTCACCGCCGCGCTCATCTGGGCCGCGCCGCAAGCGTGGGGCACCGTGGTCGCGCTCGCGGCGGTCACGCTGCTGGTGCCCCTGGTCGTGCAGAAGCTGCTCTTCGAGCCCGACCTGCGCGTGCAGATGCACGCAGGCGCGCTCAGCGGATTCACCCTGAACGCGCTCGTCGGGCTCACGCCGATCCGAATCCACGGCGCGGAGCGGTCGCTGCGCCGCGCACAGGAGACCTTGCTCGTCAGCTGGACCCAGGCGCGCTATTGGCTCCAGACGCTGTCGGTCGGGTTCGAGGGCGGGCTGATGCTGGCGAGCTACGGCCTCGTCATGCTGCTCGTCTATTCGTACCTCGAGGGCACCGAGCGGGCTTCGCTGGTGTTGTTGGTCGTCTACTGGGCGCTGCGCTTCCCCATCCTCGGCCAACGGCTGATGGTGCTGAGCCGCGCGTTCCCGAACGCGATGAACCGGGTTCGCCGGCTGCTCGACGTCATCGGCGACATCAAGGAGCCACAGGCCCACACCGAGGCGCCCGCGCAGGAGCCCGTCGCGCCCGCGGACGCCGCGAGCGGCGTTTCCATCAGGATGGAGAAGGTCCGCGTGAAGGGCGGCGGTCACACCATCCTCGACAAGGTGTCCTTGAACATCGCCCCCGGCGAGCACGTGGCCGTCGTCGGTGTCTCGGGAGCCGGCAAGTCGACGCTGGTCGGCCTGCTGCTCGGCTGGCTCCGGCCGGCGCGCGGTGAAATCAAGATCGACGGGCAAGTGCTCGACCAGGCCGCTGTCGAGCGGCTGCGGCGCACCACGGCCTGGGTGGACCCGGCCATCAGTCTCTGGAACCAGAGCCTCCTCGACAACCTCCGGTATGGCAACGACGGCGCGCAGGGCTGGGCCCTGTCCGGGGCGCTCAAGGGCGCCGAGATGCTCGACATCCTCGAGGCGCTTCCCGCCGGGCTGCAGACGTCGTTGGGCGAAGGCGGCGGGCTGGTCTCCGGCGGCCAAGGTCAGCGGGTGCGCCTGGCGCGCGCGATGCTTCGCTCCGGCGTGCGCCTGGCCATCCTCGACGAGCCCTTCCGCGGGCTGGATCGCGACCGGCGCGCGCGGCTCCTCGCCGAGTCCCGGCGGCTCTGGGCGGACATCACCCTCCTCTGTGTCACCCACGACGTCGAGCACACCCAGGAGTTCGACCGCGTGCTCGTGATCGAGAACGGTCGCATCCTCGAGAACGCGCCGCCGAAGGAGCTGCTCGCGAACAAGGAGTCGCGATACGCCGAGCTGCTCCGCGCCGACCAGGAGAACCGCACGCTGCTCTGGGGCGGTGGGCGCTGGCGCAACTGGTGGCTCTCGGATGGCCAGTTGGTGGAGAAGCCGGTGCCCAAGCCGGTGGAGAAACCGGTCGCGGAGCCCGTCGCGGGCGGGTTGGAGCTGGTGGGATGA
- a CDS encoding HlyD family secretion protein: MAYPFERTLRSLNYESDTRLVFVALMVLCAGGLIAWSLFAKVPLVKASSQARIEPHNAVHRIEPPSAGRVVLSRLKLDQQVKEGDLLIEFDVRAESLELERSKATLAATEKELAIIRQQITNKREEATLTARVDEVAVKEALGREQELAPRHRLAVERAELALKSPTGAVSEMEKLERTTDVDALSYAQTAQGLALTRLRREQDVRRQALAAQLLGLEREALGAEGRIRELQGTIDRLEYQIDRKQYRAPATGHLVDVAELGSGAFIADGQRVGTIVASNAEVRVRARFPKEVVGLIQPGQTARLKLDGYPMTIYGTVPATVTAVGTEPGQTATPEAIPGTVRVELKFAPPDDPRIQLRHGMTLEVEVEVAQASPVALLMRAVGEWNPQPEELPVTVFQPEAEAR, from the coding sequence ATGGCATATCCCTTCGAGCGAACCCTTCGTTCCCTGAACTACGAGTCGGACACGCGCCTCGTGTTCGTGGCGCTGATGGTGTTGTGCGCCGGCGGGCTCATCGCCTGGTCGCTCTTCGCCAAGGTCCCGCTGGTCAAAGCCAGCTCACAGGCCCGGATCGAGCCACACAACGCCGTCCATCGAATCGAGCCGCCCAGCGCGGGCAGGGTCGTGCTCTCGCGGCTCAAGCTCGACCAGCAGGTCAAGGAGGGCGACCTCCTCATCGAGTTCGACGTCCGGGCCGAGAGCCTCGAGCTCGAGCGGAGCAAGGCCACGCTCGCCGCGACCGAGAAGGAACTCGCCATCATCCGCCAGCAGATCACCAACAAGCGCGAAGAGGCGACGTTGACGGCGCGGGTGGATGAGGTCGCGGTCAAGGAAGCGCTGGGCAGGGAGCAGGAGCTCGCGCCCCGGCACCGGCTCGCGGTGGAGCGCGCGGAGCTGGCCCTCAAGAGCCCGACGGGCGCGGTCTCGGAGATGGAGAAGCTGGAGCGCACGACCGACGTCGACGCGCTCAGCTACGCGCAGACGGCGCAGGGCCTGGCGCTCACCCGACTGCGGCGCGAGCAGGACGTGCGCCGTCAAGCCCTCGCCGCGCAGCTGCTCGGGCTCGAGCGCGAGGCCCTGGGCGCCGAGGGGCGCATCCGCGAGCTCCAGGGCACCATCGACCGCCTCGAGTACCAGATTGACCGGAAGCAGTATCGGGCACCGGCCACGGGCCACCTGGTCGACGTGGCGGAGCTCGGCTCGGGAGCGTTCATCGCCGATGGGCAGCGGGTCGGCACCATCGTCGCGAGCAATGCCGAGGTGCGGGTGCGCGCCCGCTTCCCGAAGGAGGTCGTCGGCTTGATCCAGCCCGGCCAGACGGCGCGCCTCAAGCTCGACGGCTACCCGATGACCATCTACGGGACGGTCCCCGCCACGGTGACGGCCGTCGGGACCGAGCCCGGCCAGACCGCCACGCCCGAGGCCATCCCCGGGACGGTGCGCGTCGAGCTCAAGTTCGCGCCGCCGGACGACCCGCGCATCCAGCTCCGCCACGGCATGACGCTGGAAGTGGAGGTCGAGGTCGCGCAGGCGTCGCCTGTCGCGTTGCTCATGCGGGCGGTCGGCGAATGGAATCCGCAGCCCGAGGAGCTGCCCGTGACAGTGTTTCAGCCCGAAGCCGAGGCCCGCTGA
- a CDS encoding DUF1592 domain-containing protein: MRTQRLSREPAARGRWWRSVVLGLVLSGAAGCEGTLSNPEGPGGGPGPGTPTPTGTEKPAPSVRMARLTHVQWANSVQELLRLEAPPTALAGTFRADPAQSGFLFDNHARALAVDEALWGAYQRAAAELAGQVTTDATRLSRLLPSSSATGEARARAFVESFGLRAHRRPLTPEEVESYLGLYRKGPQAYADMPAFEGGIRLLIEAFLQSPHFLYRVERSTKAVKDRVPLDDFEVASRLSYGLWSAMPDEALFAAAREGTLHSREGVATQARRMLQDARSSKVVEAFHRTLFDVPRYAAIRPSLTRYPQVSERLGEYAARETTLFVQDVVFSRKGGYRDLLTSPASFVNDELARVYGLSGTFTADFVPVTLNARERKGVLTQVGFLASHATSVDPDPIHRGVFVSERIICRKIGAPPANIPPLPAPQGRTNREVVASHTEVPGSACANCHSNLINPLGFPFENFDAIGGYRTTDNGHPVDASASPTINGATVRVRDALDLADALAADEAVHACYAQHWVEYLHGRPLAHEDGPLVERLGKLSKEGSLSIVDLVVEVVTSEGFVNRHPEELP; encoded by the coding sequence ATGCGGACACAACGGTTGTCACGAGAGCCAGCGGCGCGGGGACGGTGGTGGCGCTCGGTGGTGCTCGGGCTGGTCTTGAGCGGGGCTGCTGGCTGCGAAGGAACCCTCTCCAATCCGGAGGGCCCCGGTGGCGGGCCCGGCCCTGGGACGCCCACGCCCACTGGTACCGAGAAGCCCGCCCCGTCCGTGCGGATGGCGCGCCTGACGCACGTGCAATGGGCGAACAGCGTGCAGGAGTTGCTCAGGCTGGAGGCACCGCCCACCGCGCTGGCGGGCACGTTCCGCGCGGACCCCGCCCAGAGCGGCTTCCTCTTCGACAATCATGCGCGAGCCCTCGCCGTCGACGAGGCGCTCTGGGGGGCCTACCAGCGCGCCGCCGCGGAGCTCGCGGGCCAGGTGACGACGGACGCGACGAGGCTCTCGCGCCTGCTGCCTTCGTCGTCCGCCACCGGCGAAGCGCGCGCCCGCGCCTTCGTGGAGTCCTTCGGCTTGCGCGCGCACCGGCGCCCGCTGACGCCCGAAGAGGTGGAGAGCTACCTGGGGCTGTACCGCAAGGGGCCCCAGGCCTACGCGGACATGCCTGCCTTCGAGGGAGGCATCCGGCTGCTCATCGAAGCCTTCCTCCAGTCGCCGCACTTCCTCTACCGCGTGGAGCGCAGCACGAAGGCGGTGAAGGACCGGGTGCCGCTCGACGACTTCGAAGTGGCTTCGCGGCTGAGCTATGGCCTCTGGAGCGCCATGCCCGACGAGGCCCTGTTCGCCGCCGCGCGCGAGGGCACGCTGCACTCCCGCGAGGGCGTGGCCACCCAGGCGCGGCGCATGCTCCAGGACGCACGCTCGAGCAAGGTGGTGGAGGCCTTCCACCGCACGCTCTTCGACGTGCCCCGCTATGCCGCCATCCGGCCCTCGCTCACGCGCTACCCACAGGTGTCCGAGCGCCTGGGGGAGTACGCGGCCCGGGAGACGACCCTCTTCGTCCAGGACGTCGTCTTCTCCCGCAAGGGCGGCTACCGCGACCTGCTCACCTCGCCGGCCAGCTTCGTCAACGACGAGCTGGCGCGCGTGTACGGGCTGAGTGGCACGTTCACCGCCGACTTCGTCCCGGTGACGCTGAACGCGCGCGAGCGCAAGGGCGTGCTCACCCAGGTGGGCTTCCTGGCCTCGCACGCGACGTCGGTGGACCCGGACCCCATCCACCGCGGCGTCTTCGTGTCCGAGCGCATCATCTGCCGGAAGATCGGCGCGCCGCCGGCCAACATCCCGCCGCTTCCCGCTCCCCAGGGCCGCACCAATCGCGAGGTCGTCGCTTCGCACACCGAGGTGCCAGGGTCCGCGTGCGCCAACTGCCACTCGAACCTCATCAACCCGCTCGGCTTCCCCTTCGAGAACTTCGACGCCATCGGCGGCTACCGCACCACGGACAACGGACATCCTGTGGACGCCAGCGCGTCTCCCACCATCAACGGAGCGACGGTGCGGGTGCGCGATGCGCTCGACCTGGCGGACGCACTCGCGGCCGATGAGGCGGTGCATGCGTGCTACGCGCAGCACTGGGTGGAGTACCTCCACGGACGCCCGCTCGCCCACGAGGATGGGCCGCTGGTGGAGCGGCTCGGAAAGCTGTCGAAGGAGGGCAGCCTGTCCATCGTCGACCTCGTCGTGGAGGTCGTCACCAGCGAGGGCTTCGTGAATCGCCACCCGGAGGAGCTGCCATGA
- a CDS encoding DUF1552 domain-containing protein: MKLSRRTVLKGLGGTMLSLPFLEGLMPRTALAADSGALPFAIFFRQANGVASAQTTSEIGAEPERFWPRTLGALTAESIAGRAVGVLNDHRAHLLLVRNVNMKDYNYGDGHARGALQGLTARGPVVEGAGGDSESGGESIDHRIGRELNPQQRDSLVFYAGRRGGWLGGPCLSYRSSNVRRAALHDPWNAYQTMIGGPGGLTPEAREQLLVRQRSVNDLVKAQLQSLQQRPELSASDHERLDLHLSNVRDLEVALSCRMRADQELILQQQSPGYDSTDGTEVLATARLHMDIAVMAMACGTNRAAVIQVGNGNDGDTRYRNPDTGQLMENFHYVSHRRSSHDSSGGIITGSDLLHHHVDVQFASTFKHLLDRLVAYQMPDGKRLIEHGVAVWYNDLGNGPAHSARSVPFVLAGSCNGFLKQGLYVEASGGGNPNHNRMLNTLGTAVGLRNAAGGNLDDFGDPSLTKGVLSELIA; encoded by the coding sequence ATGAAGCTGAGTCGCCGGACGGTCTTGAAGGGCCTGGGCGGGACGATGCTGAGCCTGCCGTTTCTCGAGGGGCTGATGCCGAGGACCGCGCTCGCGGCGGACTCGGGGGCGCTGCCGTTCGCCATCTTCTTCCGGCAGGCCAACGGCGTCGCCTCGGCCCAGACGACGTCGGAGATTGGCGCGGAGCCGGAGCGCTTCTGGCCGCGCACCCTGGGGGCGCTCACCGCGGAGAGCATCGCCGGGCGGGCCGTGGGCGTGCTCAATGACCACCGCGCGCACCTGCTCCTGGTGCGCAACGTCAACATGAAGGACTACAACTACGGGGACGGCCATGCCCGTGGCGCCCTGCAGGGGCTGACGGCGCGGGGCCCCGTGGTGGAGGGCGCGGGCGGAGACTCCGAGTCCGGCGGCGAGTCCATCGACCACCGCATCGGCCGCGAGCTCAATCCGCAGCAGCGCGACTCGCTCGTCTTCTACGCGGGGCGGCGGGGCGGCTGGCTCGGGGGGCCCTGCCTCTCCTACCGGAGCAGCAACGTGCGCCGGGCCGCGCTGCACGACCCGTGGAACGCGTACCAGACGATGATTGGCGGCCCGGGCGGACTGACCCCCGAGGCTCGCGAGCAGCTCCTCGTCCGGCAGCGCAGTGTGAATGACCTGGTGAAGGCCCAGCTCCAGTCGCTCCAGCAGCGCCCCGAGCTGAGCGCGTCAGACCATGAGCGCTTGGACCTGCACCTCTCCAACGTCCGGGACCTGGAGGTTGCCCTGAGCTGCCGCATGCGCGCGGACCAGGAGCTCATCCTCCAGCAGCAGTCGCCCGGCTATGACAGCACGGACGGCACCGAGGTGCTCGCCACCGCCAGGCTCCACATGGACATCGCCGTGATGGCGATGGCGTGCGGCACCAACCGCGCGGCCGTCATCCAGGTGGGCAACGGCAACGACGGCGACACGCGCTACCGCAACCCGGACACGGGACAGTTGATGGAGAACTTCCATTACGTGTCCCACCGCCGCTCGTCGCACGACTCCAGCGGCGGCATCATCACCGGCTCGGACCTGCTGCACCACCACGTGGACGTGCAGTTCGCGAGCACCTTCAAGCACCTCCTGGACCGGCTGGTGGCCTACCAGATGCCGGACGGGAAGCGGCTCATCGAGCACGGCGTGGCTGTCTGGTACAACGACCTGGGCAACGGGCCGGCTCACTCGGCGCGCAGCGTGCCCTTCGTCCTGGCGGGGAGCTGCAACGGCTTCCTCAAGCAGGGCCTCTACGTCGAGGCGTCGGGTGGCGGCAATCCCAACCACAACCGGATGCTGAACACCCTGGGCACCGCCGTGGGGCTGAGGAACGCGGCCGGCGGCAACCTGGACGACTTCGGCGACCCGTCGCTGACCAAGGGCGTGCTCTCCGAGCTCATCGCCTGA
- a CDS encoding epoxide hydrolase N-terminal domain-containing protein: MASGADLRARLKASRFPSRVEGVGWDDGTDAGLLRQWVTHRAERFDWRTAERNGVSFDVIISLVRNHPGRLLGGTTSTSSRGTC; encoded by the coding sequence ATGGCTTCGGGGGCCGACCTTCGGGCGAGGCTGAAGGCAAGTCGCTTCCCCTCCAGGGTCGAAGGCGTCGGCTGGGATGATGGGACCGATGCCGGGCTGCTCAGGCAGTGGGTCACCCACCGGGCGGAGCGGTTCGACTGGCGCACCGCCGAGCGAAACGGGGTGTCGTTCGACGTCATCATCAGCCTGGTCCGAAACCATCCCGGCCGCCTCCTGGGGGGCACAACCTCAACGTCTTCTCGGGGTACCTGCTGA
- a CDS encoding winged helix-turn-helix transcriptional regulator: MSKPAQHQTCGLSAALAVIHGKWKATILWMLHAEPLRFGELRRRVGGISEKVLFEQLRELEAEGLVHREDAGENPPRVEYSLTESGLELNIAVHALSEWGTRHVRKRDEPAAFSWAAPQVS, encoded by the coding sequence ATGAGCAAGCCCGCCCAGCACCAGACGTGCGGCCTCTCCGCGGCGTTGGCGGTCATCCACGGCAAGTGGAAGGCCACGATTCTCTGGATGCTCCACGCAGAGCCCCTGCGCTTCGGGGAGCTGCGCCGGCGGGTCGGCGGAATCAGCGAGAAGGTCCTCTTCGAACAGCTCCGGGAGCTCGAGGCGGAGGGGCTCGTTCATCGCGAGGATGCGGGAGAGAATCCTCCCCGCGTCGAGTACTCACTCACGGAGAGTGGCCTGGAGCTCAACATCGCGGTCCATGCACTCTCCGAGTGGGGGACCCGGCACGTGAGGAAGCGCGACGAGCCCGCCGCCTTCTCCTGGGCAGCTCCGCAGGTCAGCTGA
- a CDS encoding NAD(P)-dependent oxidoreductase produces the protein MVSTCYHYGGRSFCSRRALESRAASRSIIMSEVSVIGLGEMGTALAAALVRHGKKVTVWNRSPEKAAALVAAGALLAPDSAAAIRASPVVILCVSNYAATRAILEPTDVSSGLPGKLVVQLSTGTPKEARELETWVQARSARYVDGAILAWPRQIGGADAVILVSGSAEAQAQGHSLLSLLAGGLTSMGPEVGASSSLFAAVLAYLAGRWIGLSHGALICEAEGLDVAAYGALLANLAPILGQDAKHMGDVIAKNAFTSPESTLRTAAGDISGLMRHSQEARINGEFPRFAADLFARAVRAGHGAEEHAAIIKVLRQA, from the coding sequence ATTGTAAGTACTTGTTATCACTACGGCGGCCGCTCATTTTGCTCCCGTCGCGCGCTCGAGAGCCGAGCCGCATCCAGGAGCATAATCATGAGCGAAGTTTCAGTCATCGGATTGGGCGAGATGGGGACCGCGCTGGCGGCGGCACTGGTTCGCCACGGGAAGAAAGTCACCGTGTGGAACAGGTCGCCGGAGAAGGCCGCGGCACTCGTCGCGGCTGGCGCGCTGCTCGCGCCCGACTCCGCCGCCGCGATTCGCGCGAGCCCTGTCGTCATCCTCTGTGTCTCGAACTACGCCGCGACGCGCGCCATCCTGGAGCCCACGGACGTTTCGAGCGGGCTGCCTGGCAAGCTCGTCGTGCAGCTCAGCACGGGGACTCCGAAGGAGGCTCGCGAGCTCGAGACGTGGGTTCAGGCGCGGTCCGCGCGCTACGTCGACGGCGCGATTCTCGCGTGGCCGCGACAGATAGGCGGCGCCGATGCCGTCATCCTCGTCTCGGGCTCGGCCGAGGCGCAGGCCCAGGGGCACAGCCTGCTCAGCCTCCTCGCGGGGGGACTGACGTCCATGGGGCCGGAGGTCGGAGCGTCGTCGTCGCTCTTCGCGGCGGTGCTGGCGTACCTCGCCGGGCGCTGGATTGGACTCAGCCATGGCGCGCTCATCTGCGAAGCCGAAGGGCTCGATGTCGCCGCGTACGGGGCGCTGCTCGCGAACCTCGCGCCGATTCTGGGGCAGGATGCGAAGCACATGGGAGACGTGATTGCGAAGAATGCCTTCACCTCGCCGGAGAGCACGCTGCGCACGGCGGCCGGGGACATCTCCGGGCTCATGCGGCACTCACAGGAAGCACGCATCAACGGCGAGTTTCCTCGGTTCGCGGCGGACCTGTTCGCACGCGCCGTCCGAGCGGGACATGGCGCGGAGGAACATGCCGCCATCATCAAGGTCCTCCGCCAGGCGTAA